DNA from Pseudodesulfovibrio hydrargyri:
CATCGGCTTCGGCTTCACCGACTCCGTGGCCCGGTTCCGGGACGCCCGGCGCAACCACCCCGAGGCCGAGATGCTCATGGGGCTGGGCAACCTGAGCGAGCTGACCCACGCGGACACCACCGGGATCAACGCGGTGCTGGCCGGGGTCATGGCCGAACTTTCCATCGACTACGTGCTGACCACCGAAGTCGCCTTGCACGCCACGGGCGCGGTGCGGGAGCTGGACCGGGCCCGGCGCATGATGCGGTACGCCGTGGACAACCGGGTCCTTCCGGTGAACCTGACCGACGACCTGCTGACCGTGAAGGACGCGGTCCGCCCGGAGTTCAACGACGAGGAGCTGGCGGCCATCCACGCCCAGGTCAGGGACCGTAATTTCCGCATCTTCGTCTCCCGGGGGGAGGTCGTGGTCTTCAACCGGGATATTTTTCTCCGGGGCACCGACACCCAGGCCCTGTTCGAGGCCATGGGCATCGACGACCCCGGCCACGCCTACTACATCGGCCGGGAACTGGAGCGGGCCGTGACCGCGGCCCGGCTGGGCAAGCGGTACGTGCAGGACAATCCCCTGCGCTACGGCTATCTTTCCGAACCCGGGAAAGCCTGACCGGAGGAAGCCATGGGTTGTCTGTCCTGCGCGGGATTCGTCAAGGAGATGGGGGGAGCCACCCGGCTGGCCCTCAAGGAACCGCTGTCCGTCACCGTTGAGGCCGACTGCCTGGCGCCGGAATCGCTGGCGGGCAGGAACATGCACGAGATCGCCGCGCTGCCCGTCGAAATCGGGCCGGACAAGGCGAACCTGGGTGACGTCTTCACCATCGAGCCGGGCCTGACCGAGGACGTCATCCTGGAGGGCGACCTGTCCAGGGTCAACGGCATCGGCAGGTCCATGGGCCACGGCAGGCTGACCGTCCTGGGCAATGCGGGCGCGCATCTCGGGGCGAACATGCGGGGCGGGGAAATTCTGGTCCAGGGCGACGCCGGGGAATACGCCGGGGCCCAGGCGACCGGCGGCTTCATCCGCATCCGGGGCGACGCCGGGGGCCGGGCCGGGGCGCTCTACCCCGGACGGACCAAGGGGGTCGACGGGGGCAGCCTGCTGATCGAGGGCCGGGCCGGGGACGAACTCGGCGCGGGCATGCGGCGCGGCCTGATCGCGGTGCGCGG
Protein-coding regions in this window:
- a CDS encoding formylmethanofuran dehydrogenase subunit C, encoding MGCLSCAGFVKEMGGATRLALKEPLSVTVEADCLAPESLAGRNMHEIAALPVEIGPDKANLGDVFTIEPGLTEDVILEGDLSRVNGIGRSMGHGRLTVLGNAGAHLGANMRGGEILVQGDAGEYAGAQATGGFIRIRGDAGGRAGALYPGRTKGVDGGSLLIEGRAGDELGAGMRRGLIAVRGDAGDFAGARMLGGTIFIFGKPGDQAGTGNRRGTIVVLGDYAGPPPSYVLSCTYSPTFLDCFYERFRQWEWDLPGGVESGPYRRFIGDKNVNGKGEILVFTKS